Proteins encoded together in one Gemmatimonadota bacterium DH-78 window:
- a CDS encoding type II secretion system protein: protein MTHKPTASRGMTLVELLIVIMVFGIVVAAALSFMTQQNAAFTDGSNRLGALRNLRYAVGALETDLTTAGTNVPAGQPSVVFAGDDVFAFTADYTSNVTSDVSAVYVDPSAPAGLVAAPRSGVTIPTTGWSWPDTTYEQSGVNSPAELIMFWFAPDSTTDRTDDYRLYRQVNSGSPELVARSLLRDSVKPFFQYNRKTFDNTGASFLTPIPDSLLPLRHSVKIHGTAADTGHFAVIDSIKTVRINVAAYNLREADSGGSAEATLNRLVDLPNTGFGVLLTCGDEPILGASPAAAYEAQPDGEPAIRINWNAATDESSGEGDVIRYVLWRSINGADWGDPFLSIPAGEAFYTFLDTSIAEGQSVRYALAAQDCTPSLSPRTFSGTIAVPVTP, encoded by the coding sequence TCGGCATCGTGGTGGCGGCCGCACTCAGCTTCATGACCCAGCAGAACGCGGCCTTCACCGACGGGTCGAACCGACTCGGCGCACTGCGCAACCTTCGGTACGCCGTGGGAGCGCTCGAGACCGACCTGACCACCGCCGGCACCAACGTGCCGGCCGGCCAGCCGTCGGTGGTGTTCGCGGGCGACGACGTGTTCGCGTTCACGGCCGACTACACCAGCAACGTGACGAGCGACGTGTCGGCCGTGTACGTCGACCCGAGCGCTCCTGCGGGCCTCGTGGCCGCGCCGCGAAGCGGGGTGACGATCCCCACCACGGGGTGGAGCTGGCCCGACACCACGTACGAGCAGAGCGGAGTGAACAGCCCCGCCGAGCTCATCATGTTCTGGTTCGCCCCCGACAGCACCACCGACCGCACGGACGACTACCGGCTCTATCGCCAGGTCAACTCGGGGTCGCCCGAGTTGGTGGCCCGGTCGCTCCTGCGCGACAGCGTCAAGCCCTTCTTCCAGTACAACCGGAAGACCTTCGACAACACCGGCGCCAGCTTCCTCACGCCGATTCCGGACTCGCTGCTGCCGCTGCGCCACAGTGTGAAGATCCACGGGACGGCGGCCGACACCGGCCACTTCGCGGTGATCGACTCGATCAAGACGGTGCGCATCAACGTGGCCGCCTACAACCTCCGGGAGGCGGACAGCGGCGGGTCGGCCGAGGCCACCCTCAACCGTCTCGTCGACCTTCCGAACACCGGCTTCGGGGTGCTGCTCACCTGCGGAGACGAGCCGATCCTGGGGGCCTCGCCCGCAGCCGCGTACGAGGCGCAGCCGGACGGCGAGCCGGCGATCCGGATCAACTGGAACGCCGCGACCGACGAGTCGTCGGGCGAGGGCGACGTGATCCGCTACGTGCTGTGGCGCAGCATCAACGGCGCCGACTGGGGAGACCCATTCCTGAGCATTCCCGCCGGGGAGGCGTTCTACACCTTCCTCGACACCTCGATCGCCGAGGGACAGTCCGTGCGCTACGCGCTCGCGGCCCAGGACTGCACGCCCTCCCTGTCCCCGCGCACCTTCAGCGGCACCATCGCGGTGCCGGTGACCCCGTGA